Proteins from one Mycobacterium sp. HUMS_12744610 genomic window:
- a CDS encoding virulence factor Mce family protein encodes MKTLRALMSRMRSRAFRGLVLMSTAAALSSCGSWHGIANVPMPGGPGSQPGSYTVYVQMPDTLALNNNSRVRVADVFVGTVRAIALKNWVATLTIRLDNNVKLPRNATAKIGQTSLLGSQHLELAAPPDPSPERLKDGDTIPLKNSSAYPTTEQTMASLALILRGGGIPNLEVLQNELYNVVRGRADQIRAFLGKLDTFTARLDEQRDDITRAIDSTDRLLAYVGPRSDVLDRVLTEFPPLIKHFADKQNLLINAVVATGRLSRLADEYLTASRGNLHQDLLSLQCPLRELGRAAPYLIRALKVILVRPFDVDAVPKSFRGDYFNLSLTLDLTLSAVDNAVLTGTGFSGALRALEQSWGRDPETMIPDVRYTPNPNDAPGGPLVERADRQC; translated from the coding sequence ATGAAAACGTTGCGCGCGTTGATGTCTCGGATGCGGAGTCGAGCCTTTCGGGGGCTGGTCCTGATGAGCACCGCCGCGGCGCTGTCGTCGTGCGGGAGCTGGCATGGAATCGCCAACGTGCCGATGCCCGGCGGTCCGGGCAGCCAGCCCGGCTCCTACACCGTCTACGTGCAGATGCCCGACACGCTCGCCCTCAACAACAACAGCCGGGTGCGGGTGGCCGACGTCTTCGTCGGCACGGTGCGCGCGATCGCACTGAAGAACTGGGTCGCCACGCTGACGATCCGTCTGGACAACAACGTCAAGCTACCCAGGAACGCCACCGCCAAGATCGGACAGACAAGCCTTCTGGGTTCCCAGCATCTGGAGCTGGCCGCGCCGCCCGACCCGTCCCCGGAGCGGCTCAAGGACGGCGACACCATCCCGCTGAAGAACTCCTCCGCTTACCCGACGACCGAACAGACAATGGCCAGTCTCGCCCTGATCTTGCGCGGCGGCGGCATCCCGAACCTCGAGGTGCTGCAAAACGAGCTCTACAACGTCGTGCGCGGGCGCGCCGACCAGATCCGCGCCTTTCTCGGCAAGCTGGACACCTTCACCGCCCGCCTCGACGAGCAACGCGACGACATCACTCGCGCCATCGACTCCACCGACCGGCTGTTGGCGTACGTGGGTCCCCGCTCGGACGTCCTGGACCGGGTGCTCACCGAGTTCCCACCCCTGATCAAACATTTCGCCGACAAACAGAACCTTCTGATCAACGCGGTCGTCGCGACGGGACGGCTCAGCCGGCTCGCCGACGAATACCTGACCGCGTCGCGGGGCAATCTGCACCAGGATCTACTGTCGCTGCAGTGCCCCCTGCGGGAACTCGGTCGTGCCGCACCGTATCTCATCCGCGCACTCAAGGTGATCCTGGTCCGGCCGTTCGATGTCGACGCCGTGCCGAAGTCGTTCCGCGGCGACTACTTCAACCTGTCGCTGACGCTCGATCTGACGCTGAGCGCCGTCGACAACGCGGTGCTCACCGGGACCGGATTCTCCGGAGCGCTGCGCGCGCTCGAGCAATCGTGGGGCCGCGACCCCGAAACGATGATTCCCGACGTCCGGTACACACCCAACCCGAACGACGCTCCCGGCGGGCCACTGGTCGAAAGAGCCGACAGGCAATGCTGA
- a CDS encoding virulence factor Mce family protein, with translation MKITGSAIKLGSIALVLLLITVAIVLVFGQMRFNRTNSYSAEFSNATGLRDGQFVRASGVEVGKVKNVRLIEGGTRVLVDFDVDRSIPLYQSTTAQIRYLDLIGNRYVELKRGAGEGVDRILPPGGFIPLSRTTPAVDLDSLIGGFKPLFRALDPEKVNTIASAIITVFQGQGGTINDILDQTAQVTAHIAERDQAIGDVVKNLNIVLDTTVRHRKEFDQTVENFERLITGLKNHADPLAEGTAQLSNAAGTVSDLLADNRALLHKEINYLQAFQQPLIDQKDQLNDLIHKMPTALNLIGRSIGLYGDWVNFYLCDLTIKWNGLQPGGPVRTVRIWQQPTGRCTPQ, from the coding sequence ATGAAAATCACCGGCAGCGCAATCAAGCTAGGCAGCATCGCGTTGGTGCTGCTGCTGATCACCGTGGCGATCGTCCTGGTCTTCGGTCAGATGCGCTTCAACCGCACCAACAGCTATTCCGCCGAGTTCAGCAACGCCACCGGGTTGCGCGACGGGCAGTTCGTCCGCGCCTCCGGGGTGGAGGTCGGCAAGGTCAAGAACGTCCGGCTGATCGAAGGCGGCACGCGGGTACTGGTGGATTTCGACGTCGACCGCTCGATACCGCTCTACCAGTCGACGACCGCGCAGATCCGCTACCTCGACCTGATCGGCAACCGCTACGTGGAGCTCAAACGCGGTGCCGGCGAGGGGGTCGACCGGATCCTGCCGCCGGGCGGTTTCATCCCGCTCTCGCGCACGACACCGGCCGTGGATCTCGACAGCCTGATCGGTGGTTTCAAGCCGCTCTTCCGGGCGCTCGATCCGGAAAAGGTCAACACCATCGCGTCGGCCATCATCACCGTGTTCCAGGGCCAGGGCGGCACCATCAACGACATCCTCGACCAGACCGCGCAGGTTACCGCGCACATCGCCGAGCGCGACCAGGCGATCGGCGATGTGGTCAAGAACCTGAACATCGTGCTGGACACCACGGTTCGGCATCGCAAGGAGTTCGACCAGACCGTCGAAAACTTCGAGAGGTTGATCACCGGGCTGAAAAACCACGCCGACCCGCTGGCCGAGGGCACCGCGCAACTGAGCAATGCCGCCGGGACGGTGTCCGACCTGCTGGCGGACAACCGCGCCCTGCTGCACAAGGAGATCAACTACCTGCAGGCGTTCCAGCAGCCGCTGATCGACCAGAAGGATCAACTGAACGATCTGATCCACAAGATGCCGACCGCGCTCAACCTGATCGGGCGCAGCATCGGCCTCTACGGAGACTGGGTCAACTTCTACCTGTGTGACCTCACGATCAAGTGGAACGGACTGCAGCCCGGCGGCCCGGTCCGCACGGTCAGGATCTGGCAGCAGCCTACGGGCAGGTGCACCCCGCAATGA
- a CDS encoding virulence factor Mce family protein has translation MRTLTEFNRGRTGLMGITVLALVVAVGQSFTSVPMVFATPSYYGQFANTGQLNTNDKVRISGVNVGTVQALAIDGNHVKIKFSIGGNTIGTESRLAIKTDTILGKKVLEIEPRGNRMLRPGGVLPLAQSTTPYQLYDAFSDATKAATGWDIDTIKLSLNTLSQTVDETYPHLSAALDGLARFSDTIGQRDEQIKHLLAQANKVAGVLGDRSEQIDRLLVNAKTLLVAFNARGRAIDALLGNISAFSSQVQGFINDNPSLNPVLEQLRTLSDVLVARKEDLAQTLTYVSQFAASLGESVASGPYFKIVLSNLLPYWMLQPFVDAAFKKRGIDPEDFWRSAGLPAFRWPDPNGTRFPNGAPPPAPAVSEGTPEHPGPAVPPGSACSYTPAHDALPRPWNPLPCAGVDAGPFGGSFPAPLDVQTSPPNPAGLSPTPGIGIAGRPGEPPPDVPGTPVPLPTQAPPGARTEPLAPAPAIATDGTGGGRN, from the coding sequence ATGAGAACGCTGACCGAGTTCAACCGCGGCCGCACCGGGCTGATGGGCATCACCGTGCTGGCGCTCGTCGTCGCCGTCGGCCAAAGCTTCACCAGTGTCCCGATGGTGTTCGCCACTCCCAGCTACTACGGGCAGTTCGCCAACACCGGACAGCTGAACACCAATGACAAGGTGCGCATCTCCGGGGTGAACGTCGGTACGGTGCAGGCACTTGCGATCGACGGCAATCACGTCAAGATCAAGTTCTCCATCGGCGGCAACACGATCGGCACCGAGAGCCGGCTGGCGATCAAGACCGACACCATCCTGGGGAAGAAGGTGCTCGAGATCGAGCCGCGGGGCAACCGGATGTTGCGGCCCGGCGGCGTGTTGCCGCTGGCCCAGAGCACGACGCCCTATCAGCTCTACGATGCGTTCTCCGACGCCACCAAGGCCGCCACCGGCTGGGACATCGACACCATCAAGCTTTCGCTGAACACCCTGTCGCAGACCGTCGATGAGACCTATCCCCATCTGAGTGCCGCGCTCGACGGTTTGGCCAGATTCTCCGACACCATCGGTCAACGCGACGAACAGATCAAACACCTGCTCGCCCAGGCCAACAAGGTGGCCGGCGTCCTGGGTGACCGCAGCGAACAGATCGACAGGTTGCTGGTCAACGCGAAGACGCTGCTGGTCGCGTTCAACGCGCGCGGACGAGCCATCGACGCCCTGCTGGGCAACATCTCCGCGTTCTCGTCCCAGGTTCAGGGGTTCATCAACGACAACCCGAGCCTGAATCCGGTCCTCGAACAGTTGCGCACCCTCAGTGATGTGCTGGTGGCACGCAAAGAAGACCTCGCTCAAACCCTCACATACGTGAGCCAATTCGCGGCATCGCTGGGAGAGTCCGTCGCCTCGGGACCGTACTTCAAGATCGTCCTGTCCAATCTGCTGCCGTACTGGATGTTGCAGCCGTTCGTCGACGCCGCCTTCAAGAAGCGTGGCATCGACCCGGAGGACTTCTGGCGCAGCGCCGGCCTGCCGGCCTTCCGCTGGCCCGACCCCAACGGCACCCGGTTCCCCAACGGCGCGCCCCCGCCCGCACCGGCGGTGTCCGAGGGGACCCCGGAGCATCCCGGCCCCGCCGTGCCACCGGGATCGGCGTGTTCGTACACGCCGGCGCACGACGCGCTGCCACGGCCGTGGAACCCTCTTCCGTGCGCCGGGGTGGACGCCGGCCCGTTCGGCGGCAGTTTCCCGGCGCCGCTGGACGTGCAGACGTCGCCACCGAACCCGGCGGGCTTGTCGCCGACACCGGGGATCGGAATCGCCGGGCGACCGGGCGAGCCGCCGCCGGACGTCCCGGGCACGCCGGTGCCGCTTCCGACTCAGGCGCCGCCCGGCGCGCGCACCGAGCCGTTGGCGCCGGCCCCGGCCATCGCGACGGATGGGACGGGAGGTGGCCGGAATTGA
- a CDS encoding virulence factor Mce family protein: MKSVLSIHKLRRRTVIGSAVVVLALVAGFLGWQLYQKSTTNTVVAYFAEANALYPGDKVEIMGVRVGSIDRIEPAGDKMRVTFHYANKYKVPANASAVIVNPTLVASRSIQLEPPYEGGAVLADHAVIPLERTQVPTEWDQLRDSVAHIISKLGPTPEQPTGPFGEVIESFADGLAGKGTQINTTLNSLSRALTALNEGRGDFFAVVHSLALFVDALHKDDQQLVALNNNLAGFTDRLTRSDSELTSAIRHFDRLLPTLRPFLAKNREVIAHDVGNLADLTTALVQPDPLNGLETALHVLPTLETNLSQIYHPSHGAVMSIPAIPNFANPMQFICSMIQAGSRLGYQDSAELCAQYLAPVLDAIKFNYPPFGLNPFSTAETLPKEVAYSEARLQPPDGYKDTTVPGIWVPDTPLSHRNTQPGWVVAPGMQGTKVGPITAGLLTAGSLAELMGGPDVAPPPPGVQTPPGPPNAYDEYPVLPPIGVQAPQAPVPPPPGPPPAEAAASKGVGS, translated from the coding sequence TTGAAGTCCGTGTTGAGCATTCACAAATTGCGGCGCCGCACGGTCATCGGGTCGGCCGTGGTGGTGCTGGCGCTGGTGGCCGGCTTCCTCGGCTGGCAGCTCTACCAGAAATCGACCACCAACACCGTGGTGGCGTACTTCGCGGAGGCGAACGCGCTCTATCCCGGGGACAAAGTCGAGATCATGGGCGTTCGCGTCGGTTCGATCGACAGGATCGAGCCGGCCGGCGACAAGATGAGGGTGACGTTCCACTACGCCAACAAGTACAAGGTGCCCGCCAACGCCTCCGCGGTGATCGTCAATCCCACGTTGGTGGCGTCACGCAGTATTCAGCTCGAGCCGCCCTACGAAGGGGGTGCGGTGCTGGCCGACCACGCGGTGATCCCGCTCGAGCGCACGCAGGTGCCGACGGAGTGGGATCAGCTGCGCGACAGCGTCGCCCACATCATCTCCAAGCTCGGCCCCACCCCCGAGCAGCCCACGGGCCCGTTCGGTGAGGTCATCGAATCGTTCGCCGACGGGCTGGCCGGCAAGGGCACCCAGATCAACACCACGCTGAACAGCCTGTCGCGCGCGTTGACCGCCCTGAACGAGGGCCGCGGCGACTTCTTCGCGGTGGTGCACAGCCTGGCGTTGTTCGTCGACGCGCTGCACAAAGACGACCAGCAGCTCGTCGCGCTGAACAACAACCTGGCCGGGTTCACCGACAGGTTGACCAGGTCCGACTCCGAACTCACCAGTGCGATAAGGCATTTCGACAGACTGCTGCCCACCCTGCGACCGTTCCTGGCCAAAAACCGCGAGGTGATCGCACACGACGTCGGCAACCTCGCCGACCTGACCACCGCACTGGTTCAGCCCGATCCGCTGAACGGTCTGGAGACCGCCCTGCACGTCCTGCCGACGCTGGAGACCAATCTCAGCCAGATCTACCATCCGTCGCATGGCGCCGTCATGTCCATCCCGGCGATCCCGAATTTCGCGAACCCGATGCAGTTCATCTGCAGCATGATTCAGGCCGGCAGCCGGCTGGGGTATCAGGATTCCGCCGAATTGTGCGCGCAGTACCTGGCGCCGGTTCTCGACGCGATCAAGTTCAACTACCCGCCGTTCGGGCTGAACCCGTTCAGCACCGCCGAGACCCTTCCCAAGGAGGTCGCCTACTCCGAGGCCCGGCTGCAACCGCCCGACGGCTACAAGGACACCACCGTGCCCGGGATCTGGGTGCCCGACACCCCGTTGTCGCATCGCAACACCCAGCCCGGCTGGGTTGTCGCGCCGGGCATGCAGGGCACCAAGGTCGGGCCGATCACGGCGGGCCTGTTGACCGCGGGGTCGCTGGCCGAACTGATGGGCGGTCCGGACGTCGCACCGCCACCGCCGGGGGTGCAGACCCCGCCAGGCCCGCCGAACGCCTACGACGAATACCCGGTGTTGCCGCCCATCGGAGTGCAGGCGCCGCAGGCGCCGGTCCCGCCGCCCCCCGGGCCACCACCCGCGGAGGCGGCCGCATCGAAGGGCGTCGGATCATGA